One stretch of Streptomyces sp. A2-16 DNA includes these proteins:
- a CDS encoding cation:proton antiporter, producing the protein MHSAVLLIEFGSIILGLGLLGRFAARFRLSPIPLYLLAGLAFGEGGLLPLGASEEFVSIGAEIGVILLLLMLGLEYTAGDLVTNLKAHYPSGLVDGALNALPGAAAALLLGWGPVAAVVLAGVTWISSSGVIAKVLGDLGRVGNRETPVILSVLVLEDLAMAVYLPIVTALVAGAGLMAGSITLAIALGAAGLVLFVAVRYGRLISRFVSSDDPEKLLLVVLGLTILVAGVAQQLQVSAAVGAFLVGIALSGEVAEGAHTLLSPLRDLFAAVFFVFFGLHTDPASIPPVLLPALALALITAATKIATGYWAARRAGISPKGRWRTGGALVARGEFSIVIAGLAVSAGIEPSLGPLATAYVLILVILGPLTARYTEPLATRLTTPRNPPQNAPRTTEATVGREGA; encoded by the coding sequence ATGCACTCCGCGGTCCTCCTGATCGAGTTCGGCTCGATCATCCTCGGCCTGGGTCTCCTCGGCCGCTTCGCCGCCCGTTTCCGCCTGTCCCCCATCCCCCTCTACCTCCTGGCCGGCCTGGCCTTCGGCGAGGGTGGCCTGCTGCCGCTGGGCGCGAGCGAGGAGTTCGTGTCGATAGGCGCGGAGATCGGAGTGATCCTCCTGCTCCTGATGCTCGGCCTGGAGTACACGGCCGGTGACCTGGTCACCAACCTCAAGGCCCACTACCCCTCGGGCCTGGTCGACGGCGCCCTCAACGCCCTCCCGGGAGCAGCGGCCGCCCTGCTGCTGGGCTGGGGCCCGGTGGCGGCGGTGGTCCTGGCGGGCGTCACCTGGATCTCCTCCTCGGGCGTCATAGCGAAGGTTCTGGGCGACCTCGGCAGGGTCGGCAACAGGGAAACCCCGGTCATCCTGAGCGTCCTGGTCCTGGAGGACCTGGCGATGGCGGTCTACCTGCCCATCGTCACCGCACTGGTGGCCGGGGCGGGCCTCATGGCCGGAAGCATCACCCTGGCCATCGCCCTCGGAGCCGCGGGCCTGGTCCTCTTCGTCGCGGTCCGCTACGGCCGCCTGATCTCCCGTTTCGTCTCCAGCGACGACCCGGAGAAGCTCCTCCTGGTGGTCCTGGGCCTGACGATCCTGGTGGCAGGAGTGGCACAGCAACTCCAAGTCTCGGCGGCGGTGGGCGCGTTCCTGGTCGGCATAGCCCTCTCGGGAGAGGTGGCGGAGGGCGCCCACACCCTCCTGAGCCCCCTGCGGGACCTGTTCGCGGCGGTCTTCTTCGTCTTCTTCGGCCTCCACACCGACCCGGCGAGCATCCCCCCGGTCCTGCTCCCCGCGCTGGCCCTCGCCCTGATCACCGCGGCCACGAAGATCGCCACCGGCTACTGGGCGGCCCGCCGAGCCGGCATCTCCCCCAAGGGCCGCTGGCGCACCGGCGGCGCCCTGGTGGCCCGCGGCGAGTTCTCGATCGTCATAGCGGGCCTGGCGGTCTCAGCCGGCATAGAACCCTCCCTGGGCCCCCTCGCCACGGCCTACGTCCTCATCCTGGTCATCCTCGGCCCCCTCACGGCCCGCTACACAGAGCCCTTGGCAACGAGACTGACGACCCCCCGGAACCCCCCACAGAACGCACCACGCACAACAGAGGCGACGGTGGGGCGGGAGGGCGCATAG
- a CDS encoding TrkA C-terminal domain-containing protein yields MSAPRLRATPLPGIGVQYDLMTREDRHLSVVAHRDGARTVSVYRADDPDSCAQSLRLTGSEAGALIDALKPSHHSASLLYTTDLGLVAERIEVAAGSRWNGRVLGDTKMRTDTGASVVAALRRAEAIPSPAPDFRLAGGDILIVVGTREGVDAAAAILGRE; encoded by the coding sequence GTGTCTGCTCCACGCCTGAGGGCGACGCCGCTGCCGGGAATCGGGGTCCAGTACGACCTCATGACCCGCGAGGACCGCCATCTGTCCGTGGTGGCGCACCGCGACGGGGCCCGCACGGTGAGCGTCTACCGGGCCGACGACCCCGACTCCTGCGCACAGTCACTGCGCCTGACGGGCTCCGAGGCGGGCGCCCTGATCGACGCGCTGAAGCCCTCCCACCACAGCGCGAGCCTCCTCTACACCACCGACCTGGGCCTGGTGGCCGAGCGCATCGAGGTGGCGGCCGGCTCCCGCTGGAACGGGCGGGTCCTCGGCGACACCAAGATGCGCACCGACACGGGAGCCTCCGTCGTGGCGGCGCTGCGCCGCGCAGAGGCGATCCCGTCCCCCGCCCCCGACTTCCGCCTGGCGGGCGGCGACATCCTCATCGTGGTGGGCACCCGCGAGGGCGTGGACGCCGCTGCGGCGATCCTGGGGCGGGAGTAG
- a CDS encoding HAMP domain-containing sensor histidine kinase: protein MSLFWRIFSLNAAGLVVAAALLLGPVTVSTPVRQGEAVVVLAGLGLLLVANALVLRVGLVPLQRLGRAMAAADLLRPGVRAPVSGPSETAALITTYNKMLDRLEAERATGAAHALSAQERERHRVARELHDEVGQTLTAVLLQLKRVADRAPEELREEVGQAQEATRAGLDEIRRIARRLRPGVLEELGLPSALRSLAAEFTTHGLTVRHHVGGDLPRLTEESELVVYRVAQEGLTNTARHSAADRAEVRLQPVAGGVELLVRDNGSGLRGAAEGAGIQGMRERALLVGAALSVAAGPGTGTDVRLRIPVAAGVS from the coding sequence GTGTCGCTGTTCTGGCGGATCTTCTCGCTCAACGCCGCGGGCCTCGTCGTCGCCGCCGCGCTGCTGCTGGGGCCGGTCACCGTGTCGACGCCCGTACGGCAGGGGGAGGCCGTGGTCGTCCTCGCGGGGCTCGGTCTGCTGCTGGTGGCCAATGCCCTGGTGCTGCGGGTCGGGCTCGTCCCGCTGCAGCGGCTGGGGCGGGCCATGGCCGCCGCCGACCTGCTGCGTCCCGGGGTGCGCGCACCCGTCTCCGGTCCTTCCGAGACGGCCGCGCTGATCACGACGTACAACAAGATGCTGGACCGCCTGGAGGCCGAGCGGGCGACCGGGGCGGCCCACGCGCTCTCCGCGCAGGAGCGGGAGCGGCACCGGGTCGCGCGTGAGCTGCACGACGAGGTCGGGCAGACGCTGACCGCCGTGCTGCTGCAGCTGAAGAGGGTCGCCGACCGGGCGCCCGAGGAACTGCGCGAGGAGGTCGGGCAGGCGCAGGAGGCGACCCGGGCCGGGCTCGACGAGATCCGTCGGATCGCGCGGCGGCTGCGGCCCGGTGTGCTGGAGGAGCTGGGGCTGCCGAGTGCTCTGCGCTCGCTCGCGGCCGAGTTCACCACGCACGGGCTGACCGTGCGCCATCACGTCGGCGGCGATCTGCCCCGGCTGACCGAGGAGTCGGAACTGGTCGTCTACCGGGTGGCCCAGGAGGGGCTCACGAACACCGCGCGGCACTCCGCCGCCGACCGTGCCGAGGTGCGGCTCCAGCCGGTCGCGGGGGGTGTCGAGCTGCTCGTGCGGGACAACGGCAGTGGGCTTCGCGGGGCGGCCGAAGGGGCCGGGATACAGGGCATGCGGGAGCGGGCGCTGCTGGTCGGGGCGGCCCTCTCGGTGGCGGCCGGGCCCGGGACGGGGACGGACGTGCGGTTGCGGATACCGGTCGCCGCGGGGGTGAGCTGA
- a CDS encoding response regulator transcription factor, with product MAAPTRVLLADDHTLVRRGVRLILEGEPDLTVVAEAGDGAEAVELARAREVDLAVLDIAMPRMTGLQAARELSRRLPDLRILILTMYDNEQYFFEALKAGASGYVLKSVADRDLVEACRAAVRDESFVYPGAERALVRSYLDRLHRGDDLPARAVTEREEEILKLVAEGHTTKEIGELLFISAKTVERHRANLLQKLGMRDRLELTRYAIRAGLIDP from the coding sequence ATGGCCGCGCCGACCCGGGTGCTGCTCGCCGACGACCACACGCTCGTACGGCGGGGGGTGCGGCTGATCCTGGAGGGGGAGCCGGACCTCACGGTCGTGGCCGAGGCCGGGGACGGCGCCGAGGCGGTCGAGCTGGCACGCGCGCGTGAGGTCGATCTGGCCGTGCTGGACATCGCGATGCCCCGGATGACGGGACTGCAGGCCGCCCGTGAGCTGTCCCGCCGACTGCCGGACCTGCGGATCCTGATCCTGACGATGTACGACAACGAGCAGTACTTCTTCGAGGCGCTCAAGGCCGGCGCCAGCGGATACGTCCTCAAGTCCGTCGCCGACCGCGATCTCGTCGAGGCGTGTCGGGCCGCCGTACGCGACGAGTCCTTCGTGTATCCCGGGGCCGAGCGGGCCCTGGTCCGCTCCTACCTCGACCGGCTGCACCGCGGTGACGACCTGCCCGCGCGAGCCGTCACCGAGCGCGAGGAGGAGATCCTCAAGCTCGTCGCCGAGGGGCACACCACGAAGGAGATCGGTGAGCTGCTGTTCATCAGCGCGAAGACGGTCGAGCGGCACAGGGCGAATCTGCTGCAGAAGCTGGGGATGCGGGACCGGCTGGAGCTGACCCGCTATGCCATAAGGGCCGGGCTCATCGATCCCTGA
- a CDS encoding SpoIIE family protein phosphatase has protein sequence MNARLALLGTVTPGATESEVFRLALGHAVGELSALGGTVHLRGPMSALRLVSSVGLPPALTRSWEIVDQEGPLAPARALQQGRGVWVPLSQDVPQEDPWPGTGLAALPVFSGRRSIGALTVLAGEQGEPTPEHWDFLRDVVAWTEDRMAQAPPPSGPNQGELGGERLRQALKEVQVGSWDWDIRNGDLIWDEAALELYGTLPADFTGRIDNWMRIVHPDDLAPTLAAAQQAILDHSVYEAEYRVRRLDGTWGWTQARGRATYDERGEPLRMIGVGWESNESRTARDALSRALRHMSDGFLAVDDEWRITFANLEAERFLGFSEEELFGRLLWDLPATRQVPGLKESCLSAAAEEKSSGFDVYIADCRRRLHVRLVPGPDGRTLYFQDVTEKRRLAEERQAAERAAAERAVRIAELTMELAKATTSRDVVDAVARRVLPPFAASGLMVQVSEGDRLHHVGAVGYPRDFVALLDSRPRATTGDPAWDTIASGLPLFMSAPHEYATRYPELADFPARGDKKSWAFLPLTASGHTFGVCVVSFDRPRVLDDEERALLTTITALVAQSLERARLYDAEHTRSRELQRSLLPQALPDLPACTAAARYLPAGPGADVGGDWYDIIPLSGGQVALVVGDVMGHGLPEAATMGRLRTAVHTLADLELPPDEILGHLNDIVGGMGEASYATCLYALYDPTTRVCSIARAGHPPPALVRPDGTVHFPEPDADPPLGAAKPPFETTELEVPEGSLLVLYTDGLVESAKREIDEGMAELARLLGAAHADGTAVDLERLCDTLTAGLLPADQQAADDAAFLVARLHALEADRMAAWSLPEDPKAASQARRHVREQLATWDLDDLSPTTELLVSELVGNVVRHARGPVRLRLLHTTELICEVYDSSQTMPRIRHATETDEGGRGLQLISALSTRWGARYTPTGKCIWTEQSLRAPEQPPEVVFLNPADFDEDWEALL, from the coding sequence ATGAACGCGCGGCTCGCTCTTCTCGGCACGGTCACCCCTGGTGCGACGGAGAGCGAGGTCTTCCGGCTGGCGCTCGGGCATGCGGTCGGTGAGCTGAGCGCACTCGGCGGGACCGTGCACCTGCGCGGACCGATGTCCGCCCTGCGCCTGGTGTCGTCCGTCGGTCTGCCGCCCGCCCTGACCCGTTCCTGGGAGATCGTCGACCAGGAGGGCCCGCTGGCCCCGGCCCGCGCGCTCCAGCAGGGCAGGGGCGTCTGGGTGCCGCTGTCCCAGGACGTGCCGCAGGAGGACCCCTGGCCCGGCACCGGCCTCGCCGCCCTGCCCGTGTTCAGCGGCCGGCGCAGCATCGGCGCGCTGACGGTCCTGGCCGGCGAGCAGGGCGAGCCCACCCCCGAGCACTGGGACTTCCTGCGGGACGTCGTCGCCTGGACCGAGGACCGGATGGCGCAGGCTCCGCCGCCGTCGGGGCCCAACCAGGGGGAGCTGGGCGGCGAGCGGCTGCGACAGGCGCTGAAGGAGGTCCAGGTCGGCTCGTGGGACTGGGACATCCGCAACGGCGACCTGATCTGGGACGAGGCCGCGCTGGAGCTGTACGGCACGCTGCCCGCCGACTTCACCGGCCGGATCGACAACTGGATGCGGATCGTCCACCCCGACGACCTGGCCCCCACCCTCGCGGCGGCGCAGCAGGCGATCCTCGACCACTCCGTCTACGAGGCCGAGTACCGCGTACGGCGCCTGGACGGCACCTGGGGCTGGACGCAGGCCCGCGGCCGGGCGACCTACGACGAGCGGGGCGAGCCCCTGAGGATGATCGGGGTCGGCTGGGAGAGCAACGAGTCGCGCACCGCGCGGGACGCCCTCAGCAGGGCCCTCAGGCACATGAGCGACGGCTTCCTCGCGGTGGACGACGAGTGGCGGATCACCTTCGCCAACCTGGAGGCGGAACGCTTCCTCGGATTCTCCGAGGAGGAGCTGTTCGGGCGCCTGCTGTGGGACCTGCCCGCCACCCGGCAGGTCCCGGGCCTCAAGGAGAGCTGTCTGTCGGCCGCTGCGGAGGAGAAGTCCTCCGGGTTCGACGTGTACATCGCGGACTGCCGGCGGCGCCTGCACGTGCGGCTGGTGCCGGGGCCCGACGGCCGCACCCTCTACTTCCAGGACGTCACGGAGAAGCGCCGGCTGGCGGAGGAACGGCAGGCGGCCGAGCGCGCCGCTGCCGAGCGGGCGGTGCGGATCGCCGAGCTGACCATGGAGCTCGCCAAGGCGACGACCTCGCGGGACGTGGTGGACGCGGTCGCCCGCCGGGTGCTGCCGCCGTTCGCCGCCTCGGGGCTGATGGTCCAGGTCAGCGAGGGTGACCGGCTCCACCACGTCGGCGCGGTCGGCTACCCCCGGGACTTCGTGGCCCTCCTCGACAGCCGCCCCCGCGCGACGACCGGCGACCCCGCCTGGGACACCATCGCCTCCGGGCTGCCGCTGTTCATGTCGGCGCCCCACGAGTACGCCACCCGCTATCCCGAACTGGCCGACTTCCCCGCGCGCGGTGACAAGAAGTCCTGGGCGTTCCTGCCGCTGACGGCGTCCGGGCACACCTTCGGCGTCTGCGTCGTCTCCTTCGACCGGCCGCGGGTGCTCGACGACGAGGAACGCGCCCTGCTCACCACGATCACCGCCCTCGTCGCCCAGTCCCTTGAGCGGGCCCGGCTCTACGACGCCGAGCACACCCGGTCCCGGGAACTCCAGCGCAGCCTGCTCCCCCAGGCGCTGCCCGACCTGCCCGCGTGCACGGCGGCGGCACGCTATCTGCCGGCCGGACCGGGCGCGGACGTGGGCGGCGACTGGTACGACATCATCCCGCTCTCCGGCGGACAGGTCGCGCTGGTCGTCGGTGACGTGATGGGGCACGGCCTGCCCGAGGCGGCCACCATGGGCCGGCTGCGCACCGCGGTGCACACCCTGGCCGACCTGGAGCTGCCGCCCGACGAGATCCTCGGCCACCTCAACGACATCGTCGGCGGCATGGGAGAGGCGTCGTACGCCACCTGTCTGTACGCGCTCTACGACCCGACGACCCGGGTCTGCTCCATCGCCCGGGCCGGCCATCCACCGCCCGCCCTGGTGCGGCCCGACGGAACCGTGCACTTCCCCGAGCCGGACGCCGATCCCCCGCTGGGCGCGGCCAAGCCGCCGTTCGAGACGACCGAGTTGGAGGTGCCCGAGGGCAGTCTGCTCGTGCTGTACACCGACGGGCTGGTGGAATCGGCGAAGCGGGAGATCGACGAGGGCATGGCGGAGCTGGCGCGGCTGCTCGGCGCCGCCCACGCGGACGGGACCGCCGTAGACCTTGAACGGCTGTGCGACACGCTGACGGCCGGTCTGCTGCCGGCGGACCAGCAGGCGGCCGACGACGCGGCGTTCCTGGTGGCCCGTCTGCACGCGCTGGAGGCCGACCGGATGGCCGCCTGGTCGCTGCCCGAGGACCCGAAGGCGGCGAGCCAGGCCCGCCGCCACGTCCGCGAACAGCTCGCGACCTGGGACTTGGACGACCTGTCCCCCACCACGGAACTCCTGGTCAGCGAACTGGTGGGCAACGTCGTCCGGCACGCCCGCGGACCCGTCAGGCTGCGCCTCCTGCACACCACCGAGCTGATCTGCGAGGTCTACGACAGCAGCCAGACCATGCCCCGTATCCGCCACGCCACGGAGACCGACGAGGGCGGCCGCGGCCTGCAGCTCATCTCGGCCCTCTCCACGCGTTGGGGCGCCCGCTACACCCCCACCGGCAAGTGCATCTGGACGGAACAGTCCCTGCGCGCCCCTGAACAGCCCCCGGAGGTGGTGTTCCTGAACCCGGCGGACTTCGACGAGGACTGGGAGGCGCTCCTCTGA
- the rutA gene encoding pyrimidine utilization protein A: MDIGVFIPIGNNGWLISKSSPQYMPTFELNKAVVQKAEEHGFDFALSMIKLKGFGGETEFWDHCLESFTLMAGLAAVTERIKLYASTPILALPPAIVARMAVTVDSIAPGRFGVNIVTGWAPGEYAQMGVWPGDEHFGNRYARAEEYVTVMKELWSEGVSDFKGEFYEMDGCVLSPRPADGHIDIVAAGQSGTGMRFAAEHADYNFILGSGVNTPLAFSDSAATLVQAARETGRDVGALSLFMVIADETDEAARAKWQDYHAGADHAALAYMAGESATDTTADDSSTARTIVLPEGAVNFNMGTLVGSYESVARMLDEIAGVEGTKGIMLVFDDFLDGIEQFGTRIQPLMRSREGRVPAAR, from the coding sequence ATGGACATCGGTGTCTTCATCCCCATCGGCAACAACGGCTGGCTCATCTCGAAGAGTTCCCCGCAGTACATGCCGACCTTCGAGCTCAACAAGGCCGTCGTGCAGAAGGCCGAGGAGCACGGGTTCGACTTCGCCCTCTCGATGATCAAACTCAAGGGCTTCGGCGGCGAGACCGAGTTCTGGGACCACTGTCTGGAGTCGTTCACGCTGATGGCGGGGCTGGCCGCGGTCACCGAGCGGATCAAGCTGTACGCCTCCACACCGATCCTCGCCCTCCCGCCGGCGATCGTCGCGCGCATGGCGGTCACGGTCGACTCCATCGCCCCCGGCCGCTTCGGCGTCAACATCGTCACCGGCTGGGCGCCGGGCGAGTACGCGCAGATGGGTGTCTGGCCCGGCGACGAGCACTTCGGCAACCGGTACGCGCGGGCCGAGGAGTACGTGACGGTGATGAAGGAGCTGTGGAGCGAGGGCGTCAGCGACTTCAAGGGCGAGTTCTACGAGATGGACGGCTGTGTGCTCTCGCCGCGCCCGGCGGACGGGCACATCGACATCGTGGCCGCCGGACAGAGCGGTACGGGGATGCGGTTCGCCGCGGAGCACGCCGACTACAACTTCATCCTGGGCAGCGGGGTGAACACACCGCTGGCCTTCTCGGACAGCGCGGCCACGCTGGTCCAGGCGGCGCGGGAGACCGGCCGGGACGTCGGGGCCCTGTCCCTGTTCATGGTCATCGCCGACGAGACCGACGAGGCCGCCCGCGCGAAGTGGCAGGACTACCACGCGGGCGCCGACCACGCGGCGCTGGCCTACATGGCGGGGGAGTCGGCCACGGACACCACCGCCGACGACTCCTCCACGGCCCGCACCATCGTGCTGCCCGAGGGCGCCGTGAACTTCAACATGGGGACGCTCGTCGGGTCGTACGAGAGTGTCGCGCGCATGCTGGACGAGATCGCCGGGGTCGAGGGGACCAAGGGGATCATGCTGGTGTTCGAC